In Streptomyces sp. NBC_00683, the DNA window GGACCGCGTCGCCCTCCGCCACCGCTTCGGCGGCGCGTTTGACCGCGTACACGGTGATGGTCTGGGGGTCGGGTTCGCCGAAGCCGGCGACGAGGGCGAGATCGGCGGTTCCCTCGTGGAGTTCCCGGTGGGCCTGGCGCAGCGCGCGGCCGGGGGTGGACGCGGTGCGGACGGTGAAGCCCTCGTGTTCGGGCCTGATGCCCGGTTCGAAGGCGGCCGCGCCGAGGAGGACGACGGTACGGGCGGGCAGGTCCTCGGGAGGACGGCCGAAGGCGCGCAGCACCGCCGATACGCCGGCGGCCGAGGCCACGGCCCGTGCGTGCTGCTGGGGCGCGGAGCCTGGGCTGACGATCAGCCGGCGGACCACCGCACTCCGGTTCGTGAGCGACATGGTTCCCTCCTCGTGGGCCGCGGCTCCGGCCCCATTCGGTGCGTAAGGGGGCAGTACGGGGGCAATGAAGGGGTGATTCCGGTGGTTCGGGTGGTTCCGGCGCAGTGACGGCCGCCCCGCCCCGGGGGGACGGAAGGCGGGGCGGCCGTATGGGGCCGGCTCAGGCGGCGGGCGCCTGGCCGGAGTTGATGAGGGCGAGGAGGGCACCGGGGGTCTCGGCGTCGACGACGGCGTCGTCGGGGATCTCGATGCCGTACTCGCGCTGGATCTGCCCGATGACCTGGAGCAGTGCGAGGGAGTCGTAGCCGAGCTCCATGAACGGGGTGTCGATGACGTCACCGTCGAGGTCGATGCCCTCCTCCTCGCCTGCGCTCTCGCGCAGCATGCGGGTCAGGTCGGCCAGGGTCACTGTGGCGGTCGTGGTGCTCATGGTCGGTGCCGTCCTCTCGGTTGGGCGTATGGGCTGTTCGGGTGTGCCGGTGGTGCTGGTGCCGCTGGTGGGGGTGCCTGTGGTGCGTGGGGGTCGTGGGGCTTTTCAGCCCGGGCGGCGTACGACGAGTGCCGCGTTGAAGCCGCCGTGGCCGCGTGCGAGGACGAGCGCGTTGCGCAGTCCGGCCTCGCGTGCCTCGGTCACCAGGTCGATGGTGTGGCCCGCGGCGGCGGCGCCGACGTTGGCGGTGGGCGGGATGACACCGTCGCGCAGGGCGAGCAGTGCGGTCGCCGCGTCGAGGGCGGCGCCCCCGGCGAGCAGGCGCCCCGTCATGGTCTTGGGTGCGGTGACGGGGACCCCGTTCGCACCGAAGATCTCGGTGAGGGCCTGGGCCTCGGCCCGGTCGAGCTCGGGTACGCCGGCGGCGTCGGCGAAGACGACGTCGATGTCGGCGGCGGTGATCCCGGCGTCGGCCAGGGCGTTCTCGGCGGCCCTGCGCAAACCGGGCGGTCTGCCCGTTCCGGGGGCAGGGTCGAGGGTCGCCGCGTATCCGGCGATCTCCCCGTAGACCGTGGCGGCACCGCGGGCGCGGGCCGACTCGGCGTCCTCGACGAGGAGGATCGCTCCGCCCTCGCCGGGTACGTATCCGCCGGCCTCCTCGGAGAAGGGCAGATAGGCGCGGGCCGGGTCGTTGACGGTGCTCATCAGGCCGGAGGCGATCTGCGGTACCCAGCCCCAGGGGCAGATGGCCGCGTCGATGCCGCCGGAGATGACGGCCGGGAAGCCCTTGCGGATGTGGCGGCGGGCGTGGCCGAGGGCGTCGATGCCGCCGGCCTGCTCGGTGAGCAGCACGCCGCTGGGTCCGCGCAGCTTGTGCCGGATGGATATCTGGCCGGTGTTGACGGCGTAGAACCAGGCGAACGACTGGTAGGCGCTGACGTACTCCTTGCCCTTGCTCCAGAGGTTCTGCAGTTCCCGCTGGCCGAACTCCACGGCTCCGCCGGACGCGGCGGTGACCACGCCGATGCCGTACTCCGGCAGTTCGGTGGTGTCGATGCCCGCGTCGGCCAGTGCCCAGTCGGCCGCGGTCAGCGCGAGGCGCGTCATGTGGTCGGTCTGCGGCATCAGCCTGCTGGGGATGTGGTCCTCGGCGACGTAGTCGCTGACCTCCCCGGCGATCCGGGAGGGGTACTGGGTGGCGTCGAAGCGGGTGACGGGTCCGAGACCGGACTCGCCGGCCAGCGTGGCCTTCCAGTAGTCCTCGGTTCCCAGGCCGTTGGGGGCGGTGATGCCCAGGCCGGTCACCACTGCGGTGGTCATGAGGTGCTCCTCTCCGGGCGGGCCAGCACCATGGCGCTCTGGAATCCGCCGAAGCCGCTGCCCACGCTGAGGACCACGTCGGTCTTCTTCTCGCGGGCGGTCAGCGGTATGTAGTCGAGGTCGAGCTCGGGGTCGGGCTCGTGGAGGTTCGCGGTGGGCGGCAGGATGCTGTGCTCCATCGCGAGGGCGCAGGCGGCGATCTCCAGAGAGCCGATGGCGCCGAGCGAGTGCCCGATCATCGACTTGATGGAGCTGATCGGGGTGCGGTACGCGTGCTCCCCGAGGCTGCGCTTGAACGCGCCCGTCTCGTGGCGGTCGTTCATCTTGGTGCCCGAGCCGTGTGCGTTGATGTAGTCGACGGTGTCCGGTGCGAGGCGGGCCTCGGCCAGGGCGACGTCGATGGCCTCAGCCATTTCGAGGCCCTCCGGCTTGAGACCGGTCATGTGGTACGCGTTGCAGCGGGAGGCGAAGCCCGCGATCTCGGCGTAGATGTGCGCGCCGCGCCGCCGCGCGCTCTCCAGCTCCTCCAGGACCAGGATCGCCGCGCCCTCGCCGAGGACGAGTCCGCTGCGGGTCCGGTCGAAGGGCCGGCAGGAGCTCTCCGGGGTGTCGTTGCGAGGGGTGGTGGCGTGGATGGCGTCGAAGCAGGCCGAGGTGATCGGCGAGATCGGCGCCTCGGTGGCACCGGCGATCATGATGTCGGTGGTGCCTTCGCGGATGAGTTCCACCGCGTGGCCCAGCGAGTCGAGACCGGAGGTGCATCCGGTGGAGACGACCGCTGCCGGGCCCTCCGCACCTGCTGCCAGGCCGACTTCGGCGGCGATGGAGCTGGGTACGAAGTGCCGGTACAGCTCGGGTACGGCGTACTCGTGGTCCACGTTCCACTTGCGGCCGCCGTCGCTGACGACGGCGTACTCGCGTTCCAGGCTGGTGGTGCAGCCGACCGCGCTGCCCACCGCGGTGCCTATGCGGCCCGGGTCGAGGGCGGAGAGGTCGAGGCCGCTGTCGGCCAGGGCCTCCCGGGTGGAGACGACCGCGAACTGGGAGGCCCGGTCGAGTCTGCGGATCTCCTGGTGGGAGAGTCCGGCGGCCAGGGGGTCGAAGTCGCACTCGGCGGCGACCTGCGAACGGAACGGCGAGGGGTCGTAGAAGGAGATCCTGCGGGTGGCGGTGCGGCCCGCCGTGAGCAGGTTCCAGTACTCCTTGACACCGACCCCACCGGGGGCCACGACGCCCAGGCCGGTGATGGCGACTCTGCGCATGGTCTACCTGGCCTTCGACGGGGCCGGGTGCGGCTCTGCGCACCTGCCGGTTGGCACTGTGGGGGTCACTGTCGATCCCTTCGTCCGTGTCACTGCTGATCGTTGAGTCGATATCGGCGGCCGGGGCGGTTCGGGTTGGGAACCCCCCGGCCGGCCGGACCGGTCGGCCGCTCGCTCGTAGCGGGCCGCCGTTTCCGGTGCAGCCATGGAACGTCTGTGCCCTAGACCGGGACTCGCGTGTGCGTGGATCTGTCGAATCACCCCACTATGTGGGGATATTCCCGTGCTTACGGGACGGCACTTCGGCGTGCTTGGAGCGCAGCATGGCCAGCGAACGGATGAGGATCCGACGGGTGTCCCCGGGGTCGATCACGTCGTCCACGAGGCCTCGCTCGGCCGCGTAGTAGGGGTGCATCAGCTCGGTCCTGTACTCCTCGATGCGCTGCGCCCGCAGCGCCTCCGGGTCGTCGGACGCGGAAATCTCCCGGCGGAAGATGACGTTGGCGGCGCCCTCCGCCCCCATCACGGCGATCTCGTTCGTCGGCCAGGCGAAGGCCAGGTCGGCGCCGATGGACCGGGAGTCCATGACGATGTACGCGCCGCCGTAGGCCTTGCGCAGGACGAGGGAGATGCGTGGCACGGTCGCGTTGCAGTACGCGTACAGGAGCTTGGCGCCGTGCCGGATGATGCCGTTGTGCTCCTGGTCGACCCCGGGCAGGAAGCCGGGCACGTCGACGAGGGTGACCAGCGGGATGTTGAAGGAGTCGCACGTCGAGACGAAGCGGGCGGCCTTCTCGCTGGCATGGATGTCCAGCACGCCGGCCAGGGCCGCGGGCTGGTTGGCGACGATGCCCACCGGGTGGCCGTCCAGGCGTGCGAGGGTGCACACGATGTTGGGCGCCCACGCCTCGTGGACCTCGAAGCTCTCCCCGTCGTCGACGATCTCCTCGATCACCGTACGGATGTCGTAGCTGCGGCCCGGGTCGGCCGGCACCAGGTCCGTGAGGGCGTCGGTGCGCCGGTCGGCGGGGTCCTCGCAGGCCACCACCGGGGGCATCTCTCGGTTGTTGGACGGCAGCAGCGCGATGAGGAACCGTACGTCCTCCAGGCAGGTCACCTCGTCGTCGTACGCGAAGTGGCTGACGCCCGAGACGCTCGCGTGCACATCGGCGCCGCCCAGGCCGTTGTGGGTGATCTTCTCGCCCGTCACCGCCTGTACGACGTCGGGTCCCGTGATGAACATCTGCGCGGAGTCGCGGACCATGAAGACGTAGTCGGTGAGCGCCGGCGAGTAGGCGGCTCCCCCGGCGCACGGGCCGAGCATCACACTGATCTGCGGGATGACCCCGGAGGCCGCGACATTGCGGCGGAAGATCCCGCCGTAGCCCGCGAGCGCCGTCACACCCTCCTGGATCCGGGCGCCCGCCCCGTCGTTGAGGCTCACCAGCGGTGCGCCGGCAGCCTCCGCGAGGTCCATCACCTTGTGCACCTTCGCGGCGTGCGCCTCGCCCAGGGCGCCGGCGAAGACGCGGAAGTCGTGCGCGTAGGCGAACACCGTCCGGCCGTGGACCAGTCCCCAGCCGATCACGACGCCGTCGCCGTGCGGTTTGCGTGCTTCGAGACCGAAGCCGGAGGCCCGGTGCCGGCGCAGCGGCTCGATCTCGGTGAACGTGTCCTCGTCGAAGAGGAGTTCCAGCCGTTCGTGTGCGGTGAGTTTGTTCTTCTCGTGCTGCCGCCGAGTGGCTGCGGGGTCGGGCCCGCGGCTCACTTCCTCCTTGAGCCGGCGCAGTTCAGCGGCGGCACGTCGCAGGTCGGGGGCGGCCGGTGCGACCGTCAGGTCGTCAAGGATCGTCATCGGCCGAACGTAGGAACGCCGGCTAGAGACGTGCTGGAGAGCTCCCACCGGAAGTTATGGGAGAGCTCCCGCCGGGGGTCAGCCGGAGGCCGGGACCGGGAGGTCGAGCGCGGGGTCCGCGGAGAGAACGGCCTGGTGGAGGCGTTGCAGCCGGGCCGAGGGCTCCAGTCCGAGCTCGTCGACCAGGGTGACGCGCAGCCGCTGGTAGGCCTCGAGTGCCCGCCAGGCGCCGCCCGAGCGGTGCAGTGCGGTCATCAGCTGGGCGCAGAAGTTCTCGTGCATCGGGTGCCTGGCGACCAGGACCCGCAGTTCGGGCACGATCTCCGTGTGCCGGCCGATTATGAGGTCGGCGTCGATGCGCCGCTCCAGGGCGGCCATCCGGTCCTCCTCCATGCGGAGCACCTCGAGCTCGAGCACGGTGCCGATGCGTACGTCGACGAGTGCGGAGCCCTGCCACATCTTGAGGGCCCGGCCCAGCAGGTCGGAGGCGGCGTAGTGGTCGCCGGCCTCGTGCGCCGCCCGCCCGGAGGCGGTGAGCTGGCTGAACTCGTGGGCGTCCACCTGGCCCGGCTGCACCTGGAGCAGGTAGCCGCCGTGCTGGGTGATCAGGACGTCCTTGGCCTGGCGGGCCGGGTCCCCGTCGAGCGCTGCCGCGATCTTGCGGCGGAGCTGGAGGATGTAGGTCTGCAGAGTGGTGGCCGCGCTGCGCGGGATGTCCTCGCCCCAGATCTCCTCCATCAGCGTCGCCACGGTCACGACGCGGTCGGACTGCAGGGCGAGCAGGGACAGGATCTGGCGCGGCTTGGCCGCGGTGGGCACGACGGACACCCCGTTCTCACGGGCTGTCAGCGGTCCCAGGACTTTGATCTCCATGATTGCGCCCTCCCTTTCGTGCGCTGCGCGGCCGGCCCGTCGGTGGACCGGCATGAGCTTGCGGAGTCTGGGCCGAGCCTGACACCTGCGACGTTCGAGTCCCAGTGAGGTGGTCACGAGGGCGCACATGAAAATGTCATGCCCCGGTGGTGAGCCTCGCACTGTGCTGTGCGGCGCGGCGGGACGCAGAATCCTGGCACTCGGGAAACGAGTGAACGACGGAAACGCATCCGGTCTCGTATCACGGACCCTGGAGGGGGAACTCCATGAACATCACCATGCACGTCTCCGCACACAACGCCCCGGCCGGCACGGCCACCCAGCCGCTCTCGTCCGATCACCGCCTCGCCCTGCTGACGGCACGGGCCGGCCTCGAGCCCGAGCTGGCCCAGCGCTACACGAGCGACCCGGTCTCCGTACTCGCCGAGTTCGGCCTCCCGGCGATGGAGCCGGTCTACGGGGACATGTTCGGGGACCTGTCCGGCGACGCGTTCAAGAACAGCACGCCCGGCGCTTCGGGGCGGGACCTGGTGATCGACCACCTGGACCGGCCGGGCACCGCCACGCTCTACGGGTGCTACAGCGGCATGGCGCCCCTGCCCGGGGAAGAGGCCGGGGCGGCGCTTGCATGACCATGACCGGGGGGACGGGCACCGAGCTGCCGGTGGGTTTCAAGAGACATCTGCGGGTGGAGGCGATCGAGGGGGACGCCGTCTACCTGCTGTCGGAGCAGGGGACAACGGCCTTGCAGGGGCGTGAGGTTCAGGAGCTCGCGGCCCTGCTGGACGGCACCCGCACCTTGGCCGGGGTACTGCGGGACGCGGCGCCGACGCTGCCGCCCGCCACCGCGGCCCGCATGATCGCGGAACTCGCACGGGCCGATCTGATCGGCTATCACGACCCTGCCACCGACGCCTGTACGGAGGCGTACTGGGAGTTCGCCGGCGTCGACGGTCCCAGCGCCTCCGCGTCGTTCCGTACGACAGCGGTGGAGCTGGTGACCCTCGGGCGGGCCGACCCCGGGGCGGCCAGGGCCGAGTGCCTGGCCGCCGGGCTGCGGGTCACCGGACCGGACGAGGGGGAGCCGGCAGCACTCTCCCTCGTCCTGTGCGACGACTACCTGGACCCCCGGCTGGCCGAGGTCGACGCCCGGCACCGGGAGTCGGGCAGGGCCTGGCTGCTGGCCAAGCCGAGCGGCGCGGAGACCTGGGTGGGCCCGGTGTTCGGGTCGGAGCAGGGTGCCTGCTGGGAGTGTCTGGCACACCGTCTGCGCGGCCACCGGGCCTCCCGGGCACCGGTTCTGCACGCCCTCGGGCTCGCGGGTACGGTCCAGGTCCCGGAGGCGTCGTTCGCCACCGTGCGGGCCCTCGGGCTGCACACGGCGGTGCTGGAGGCCACGAAATGGGTGGCCGGCATGCGGTACGAGGGCCAGCAGGCGGTGTGCACGCTGGACACCCGCACCCTGCACACCAGCCGGCACCCGGTGGCCCGCCGCCCGCAGTGCTCGACGTGCGGGGATCCGGAGCTCGTCCCCGAGCGGGTACGAAGACCCTTCGTACCCGTGTCGAGCCCGAAGGTGCACACCGTGGGGGGCAACCACCGGGCGCAGAGCGCGGAAACGGTTCTGGCGCGCTACCGGCACCTGGCCGATCCGGTCACCGGCATCATCTCCGGACTCCGCCCGGCGCCCGGCTCTCCGGAGGGGCTGAACCGGTACGTCGCCGGGCGCAACATGGCTCTGGGCGACAGCCGTTCACTGGCCGGGCTGCGCGGCGGGCTGCGGGGGCAGAGCGGCGGCAAGGGAACGACACCGCAGGAGGCCGAGGTCGGCGCCCTGTGCGAGGCGCTGGAACGTTACTGCGGCACCCGGCAGGGCGATGAGCCCACCGTGCGCGACACCCTGGCCGGGCTCGGGGGCGCGGCCGTGCACCCCAATTCCTGCCAGTTGTTCGCCGGCCGGCAGTTCCGGGAGCGGGACCGCTGGAACGCCCGGCACTCCCGCTTCCAGCAGGTCCCGCCACCGTTCGACCCGCAAGCACCGGCCGACTGGACCCCGGTCTGGTCGCTCACCTCCGGCACGCAGCGGCTGCTGCCCACCTCCATGCTCTACTTCGGCCCCGGACCGGATGGCGTACCTGCCGCTCCGTGGGCCGACTCCAACGGCAACGCGGCGGGCAGCAGTCCGGAGGACGCCGTCGTCCAGGGATTCCTGGAGGTGGTGGAACGGGACGCCGTCGCCCTGTGGTGGTACAACCGCACCCGGCAGCCCGCGGTGGACCTCGATGCGTTCGACGAGCCCTGGCTGGCCAGGACACGGCAGGCGTACGCGCGGCTGCACCGGGAAATCTGGGTTCTCGATCTCACCGCGGACTTCGGCATACCCGTGATGGCCGCACTGTCCCGGCGCACCGACCGGACGGCCGAGGGCATTTCCTTCGGCTTCGGGGCTCATTTCGATCCCCGGCTCGCACTGCGCAGAGCGGTGACGGAGATGGCCCAACTCCTGCCTCCGGAGGAGAACTCTCCCGAACTCCTTTCCGCGGACCGGGATCTCTCCTCCTGGTGGCGTGGTGCGACGGTGGAAAATCAGCCATACCTGAGCGCGGATCCAGCCGAAACCTCACGCACTCCCGACTGCTACTCCTTCGCCGCCCGAGGCGATCTGCGTGAGGACATCGAGTTGGCCGAAACCCTCGTACGGAGTCATGGAATGGAGATGCTCATTCTCGACCAAACCCGGCCCGACGTGGGACTTCCCGTTGTGAAGGTGATCATTCCGGGGATGCGTCACTTCTGGGCCCGATTCGCCCCGGGCCGTCTCTTCGACATACCTGTGAAACTCGGACGACTTGAACGCCCGCTCCCATACGAACAAATCAACCCCGTACCGCTGTTCGTCTGAATCCGGCTGCCGTCCGCATCCGCTAGCTCACGGACAACCGGAAGACATAGCATGCGTCCGCCACTGTTGGTCCTTGGCGAGGAGGCGGCGATGCCGACGAGGAACGTCGTTCCGTTCTCACCCCGTTCGCAGGCACCGGCCCCGCGGCTGGCCCGCGCGATTATCGTGGTGGCTCTTGTTTGTTACGGCACCATGACGGTGCTCAATGTGGTGCGGACCCGGCCCGGAACGACACAGCTCATCGTCTGTATCGGACTGGTTCTCGCGGTGTTCGGCGTGCAGCTGGCCGTCTCCTCTCCGCAAGCCCGCCGTTGGCCGACCGGCTGGAAAGCGCTTGTTCTGATCCTGCAGGCGGTGCTCACCTTTGCGCCGCTCGTCTGGTTCGGTACGAACTGGGGCAGCATGGAGGGGCCGCTCGCCGCCTCGCTGCTGCTCACGCTTCCGGCGCGCTGGGCCTGGCCCAGCTACGGGCTGCTGATCGCCTTCATCCCGGTGTACAACCTGATGGCCGGGGCGACGATCGACCTGGTGCTGTACTTCACGATCGCCGGCATCCTCACCGGTCTCGTCATCTACGGCCTGACCCGTCTCACCGACCTCGTGCACGAGGTGCATGCCACCCGGGAGGAGCTGGCCCGGATGGCCGTGACGCAGGAACGGCTGAGGTTCGCCCGCGATCTGCACGACCTGCTCGGCTACAGCCTCTCCGCCATCACGCTCAAGGGAGAACTGATCCAGCGGCTCATCAGCAGCCGCCCGGACAAGGCACGCGAGGAGACCGCCTCGGTGCTGCGGGTGGCACGGCAGGCCCTGGCCGACGTACGGCTGGTGTCCAGCGGTTACCGCGACATGTCGCTGTCCGAGGAGGCGGAATCGGCGGGGACCGTGCTCGCCGCCGCGGACATCAGGGCGGATGTCACGGTGGAGTGCGGGCGGCTGCATCCGGTCGTCGACACCGTGCTCGCCACCGCCCTGCGCGAGGGAGTCACCAATATTCTGCGGCACAGCGGGGTCCGGGTCTGCACCATCAAGGCGGAGCTGGACGAAGAAACGGTCCGTCTCGGCCTGACCAACGACCACCCGCACGAGCAGACGGACGTCTTCTCCGCGCGGGCCGGCGGCGGCAGCGGGCTGGACAATCTGAGGTGCCGGTTCGCCGCCATCGGCGGCGGGCTGACCGCGGGACTTCAGGGCGACGGCCGGTTCCATCTCGAGGTCTGGGCACCGATCAGGCCCCAGAACAACGAGAACGAACTGCTGGTTCTGGAGCCCGCGACCCCGGAGAGATCCGCCGTAGCCTGACTTCACATCATCTGACCGGGGGTAACGATGCTGTCCGTGCGAATCCTCCTCGCCGAGGATGTTCACATGATCCGAGGCGCGCTGGTGGCGCTGCTCCAACTGGAGCCGGATCTTCATGTGGTCGCCGCGGTGGACCGGGGTGACACGATCGTGGCCACGGCGCTCGCGTCCAAGCCGGACGTCGCGGTGATCGACATCGATCTCCCCGGCATCGACGGTCTGACGGCGGCAGCCGAGCTCCATGAGCAGCTGCCCAGCTGCCGCACCCTGATCCTCACGAGCCTCGGACGTCCCGGCACCCTGCGGCGCGCCCTGTCCGCCCATGTCTCGGGCTTCCTGCTCAAGGACTCGCCGCCGGACCAGCTCGCGCTCGCCGTACGGTCGGTGGCCACCGGGCGCCGGGTCGTGGACCCCCAACTGGCGCTGACCGCCTGGGACTCCCCGGAGAACCCGCTGTCCCCCCGGGAGCTCGAGGTACTACGGCTCGCCACCCGCGGCGCCGACGCCGCCGAGATCGCCGGCTGCCTGTACCTGTCCAAGGGCACGGTCCGCAACTACCTCACGGCCATCGTCGGCAAGCTCGGCGCGCGCAACCGTATCGACGCGATCCGGATCGCCGAGGAAGCCGGCTGGCTCCCCTGACCGCGCCCGCACGGGCCCGCGGACCGCACCGGGCGTGCCCAGCAGCGTGTCGAGCATGCCGTCGTCCAGGGTGGTGCCCACCGACAGGTCCGCCAGTTCACCGAAACCGGTGTCACAGACCGCGACGCTCACGACATAGCCCTCCCCTGCCCGGAACGTACCGAACTGCCACTCCGAGCCCGGGACCGGCGAGCCGTCAGGACGGACCAGCCGGGTGCCGTCGCCGCCCCTGTGACCGTCCAGGGCGAAGCCGAACTCGGTGAAGCGGAAGCGCAGTCCCTGGCCCAGTGCCTTGCTGTACGCCTCCTTGAGCGTCCACAGCCGCACCATGGTGTCGTTGCGCGACCCGTCCCCGCCTGCGTCCAGCCGCTCCTTCTCGTACGGAGTG includes these proteins:
- a CDS encoding acyl carrier protein, giving the protein MSTTTATVTLADLTRMLRESAGEEEGIDLDGDVIDTPFMELGYDSLALLQVIGQIQREYGIEIPDDAVVDAETPGALLALINSGQAPAA
- a CDS encoding ketosynthase chain-length factor, coding for MTTAVVTGLGITAPNGLGTEDYWKATLAGESGLGPVTRFDATQYPSRIAGEVSDYVAEDHIPSRLMPQTDHMTRLALTAADWALADAGIDTTELPEYGIGVVTAASGGAVEFGQRELQNLWSKGKEYVSAYQSFAWFYAVNTGQISIRHKLRGPSGVLLTEQAGGIDALGHARRHIRKGFPAVISGGIDAAICPWGWVPQIASGLMSTVNDPARAYLPFSEEAGGYVPGEGGAILLVEDAESARARGAATVYGEIAGYAATLDPAPGTGRPPGLRRAAENALADAGITAADIDVVFADAAGVPELDRAEAQALTEIFGANGVPVTAPKTMTGRLLAGGAALDAATALLALRDGVIPPTANVGAAAAGHTIDLVTEAREAGLRNALVLARGHGGFNAALVVRRPG
- a CDS encoding beta-ketoacyl-[acyl-carrier-protein] synthase family protein; amino-acid sequence: MRRVAITGLGVVAPGGVGVKEYWNLLTAGRTATRRISFYDPSPFRSQVAAECDFDPLAAGLSHQEIRRLDRASQFAVVSTREALADSGLDLSALDPGRIGTAVGSAVGCTTSLEREYAVVSDGGRKWNVDHEYAVPELYRHFVPSSIAAEVGLAAGAEGPAAVVSTGCTSGLDSLGHAVELIREGTTDIMIAGATEAPISPITSACFDAIHATTPRNDTPESSCRPFDRTRSGLVLGEGAAILVLEELESARRRGAHIYAEIAGFASRCNAYHMTGLKPEGLEMAEAIDVALAEARLAPDTVDYINAHGSGTKMNDRHETGAFKRSLGEHAYRTPISSIKSMIGHSLGAIGSLEIAACALAMEHSILPPTANLHEPDPELDLDYIPLTAREKKTDVVLSVGSGFGGFQSAMVLARPERSTS
- a CDS encoding acyl-CoA carboxylase subunit beta → MTILDDLTVAPAAPDLRRAAAELRRLKEEVSRGPDPAATRRQHEKNKLTAHERLELLFDEDTFTEIEPLRRHRASGFGLEARKPHGDGVVIGWGLVHGRTVFAYAHDFRVFAGALGEAHAAKVHKVMDLAEAAGAPLVSLNDGAGARIQEGVTALAGYGGIFRRNVAASGVIPQISVMLGPCAGGAAYSPALTDYVFMVRDSAQMFITGPDVVQAVTGEKITHNGLGGADVHASVSGVSHFAYDDEVTCLEDVRFLIALLPSNNREMPPVVACEDPADRRTDALTDLVPADPGRSYDIRTVIEEIVDDGESFEVHEAWAPNIVCTLARLDGHPVGIVANQPAALAGVLDIHASEKAARFVSTCDSFNIPLVTLVDVPGFLPGVDQEHNGIIRHGAKLLYAYCNATVPRISLVLRKAYGGAYIVMDSRSIGADLAFAWPTNEIAVMGAEGAANVIFRREISASDDPEALRAQRIEEYRTELMHPYYAAERGLVDDVIDPGDTRRILIRSLAMLRSKHAEVPSRKHGNIPT
- a CDS encoding AfsR/SARP family transcriptional regulator, which produces MEIKVLGPLTARENGVSVVPTAAKPRQILSLLALQSDRVVTVATLMEEIWGEDIPRSAATTLQTYILQLRRKIAAALDGDPARQAKDVLITQHGGYLLQVQPGQVDAHEFSQLTASGRAAHEAGDHYAASDLLGRALKMWQGSALVDVRIGTVLELEVLRMEEDRMAALERRIDADLIIGRHTEIVPELRVLVARHPMHENFCAQLMTALHRSGGAWRALEAYQRLRVTLVDELGLEPSARLQRLHQAVLSADPALDLPVPASG
- a CDS encoding TOMM precursor leader peptide-binding protein; the protein is MTMTGGTGTELPVGFKRHLRVEAIEGDAVYLLSEQGTTALQGREVQELAALLDGTRTLAGVLRDAAPTLPPATAARMIAELARADLIGYHDPATDACTEAYWEFAGVDGPSASASFRTTAVELVTLGRADPGAARAECLAAGLRVTGPDEGEPAALSLVLCDDYLDPRLAEVDARHRESGRAWLLAKPSGAETWVGPVFGSEQGACWECLAHRLRGHRASRAPVLHALGLAGTVQVPEASFATVRALGLHTAVLEATKWVAGMRYEGQQAVCTLDTRTLHTSRHPVARRPQCSTCGDPELVPERVRRPFVPVSSPKVHTVGGNHRAQSAETVLARYRHLADPVTGIISGLRPAPGSPEGLNRYVAGRNMALGDSRSLAGLRGGLRGQSGGKGTTPQEAEVGALCEALERYCGTRQGDEPTVRDTLAGLGGAAVHPNSCQLFAGRQFRERDRWNARHSRFQQVPPPFDPQAPADWTPVWSLTSGTQRLLPTSMLYFGPGPDGVPAAPWADSNGNAAGSSPEDAVVQGFLEVVERDAVALWWYNRTRQPAVDLDAFDEPWLARTRQAYARLHREIWVLDLTADFGIPVMAALSRRTDRTAEGISFGFGAHFDPRLALRRAVTEMAQLLPPEENSPELLSADRDLSSWWRGATVENQPYLSADPAETSRTPDCYSFAARGDLREDIELAETLVRSHGMEMLILDQTRPDVGLPVVKVIIPGMRHFWARFAPGRLFDIPVKLGRLERPLPYEQINPVPLFV
- a CDS encoding sensor histidine kinase, whose product is MTVLNVVRTRPGTTQLIVCIGLVLAVFGVQLAVSSPQARRWPTGWKALVLILQAVLTFAPLVWFGTNWGSMEGPLAASLLLTLPARWAWPSYGLLIAFIPVYNLMAGATIDLVLYFTIAGILTGLVIYGLTRLTDLVHEVHATREELARMAVTQERLRFARDLHDLLGYSLSAITLKGELIQRLISSRPDKAREETASVLRVARQALADVRLVSSGYRDMSLSEEAESAGTVLAAADIRADVTVECGRLHPVVDTVLATALREGVTNILRHSGVRVCTIKAELDEETVRLGLTNDHPHEQTDVFSARAGGGSGLDNLRCRFAAIGGGLTAGLQGDGRFHLEVWAPIRPQNNENELLVLEPATPERSAVA
- a CDS encoding response regulator transcription factor produces the protein MLSVRILLAEDVHMIRGALVALLQLEPDLHVVAAVDRGDTIVATALASKPDVAVIDIDLPGIDGLTAAAELHEQLPSCRTLILTSLGRPGTLRRALSAHVSGFLLKDSPPDQLALAVRSVATGRRVVDPQLALTAWDSPENPLSPRELEVLRLATRGADAAEIAGCLYLSKGTVRNYLTAIVGKLGARNRIDAIRIAEEAGWLP